The following are encoded in a window of Mycobacterium decipiens genomic DNA:
- a CDS encoding oxidoreductase, translating into MPNWTAADLPSFAGRTAIVTGANCGLGAVTARELARSGAKVILAVRDTSKGAAAAREMSGDVEVRQLDLQDLSSVREFADGIANSDVLINNAGIMATPRRWTVDGFESQIGTNHLGHFALTNLLLPKLTDRVVTVSSLAHWYGYISVKDLNWKSRPYSAWLAYIQSKVANLLFTTELQRRLEAAGSRLRALAAHPGYSRTNMQGRSDRKITDAAMLASARLATSADYGARQTLYAASQDLPGDTFVGPRFCVFGRTQPVPRSFMAKRAATATALWELSEQLTGAKFPL; encoded by the coding sequence ATGCCTAACTGGACCGCCGCAGATCTTCCGTCGTTCGCCGGGCGCACCGCGATCGTCACCGGTGCCAACTGCGGGCTGGGCGCGGTGACAGCTCGTGAGTTGGCCCGCAGCGGCGCCAAGGTCATCCTGGCGGTGCGAGACACGAGTAAGGGTGCGGCCGCGGCCCGGGAGATGAGTGGCGATGTCGAGGTGCGTCAACTCGATCTGCAGGACCTGTCGTCGGTCAGGGAGTTCGCAGATGGCATAGCCAACAGCGACGTGCTGATCAACAACGCTGGCATCATGGCCACCCCGCGCAGGTGGACCGTTGATGGCTTCGAAAGCCAGATCGGTACCAATCATCTGGGCCATTTCGCGCTGACCAACCTGTTGCTTCCCAAGCTCACCGACCGTGTGGTGACGGTGTCCTCATTGGCGCACTGGTATGGCTACATCAGCGTCAAAGACCTGAACTGGAAGTCTCGGCCGTACTCGGCATGGCTGGCCTACATCCAGTCGAAGGTCGCCAACCTGCTGTTCACCACCGAGCTGCAGCGGCGCCTCGAGGCGGCCGGTTCGCGTCTGCGCGCGCTGGCCGCCCATCCTGGCTACTCGCGGACCAACATGCAAGGCCGTTCCGACCGCAAGATCACAGACGCAGCGATGCTGGCCAGCGCTCGGCTGGCCACCAGCGCCGATTACGGTGCTCGCCAAACGTTGTATGCAGCGTCGCAGGATTTACCGGGCGACACGTTCGTCGGCCCTCGCTTCTGTGTTTTCGGTCGCACCCAGCCGGTCCCCCGCAGCTTCATGGCTAAACGGGCCGCGACGGCCACCGCCCTCTGGGAACTGTCTGAGCAGCTCACGGGCGCCAAATTTCCACTCTGA
- a CDS encoding phthiotriol/phenolphthiotriol dimycocerosates methyltransferase produces the protein MRLTRFKLVASGYGVLTLLSRSRKRKPDDLVFLNWGYEDDPPMNIPLDASDEPDRYGIQLYHRTATQVDLTGKQVLEVGCGHGGGASYLMRTLHPATYTGLDLNGAAIKLCLGRHNVPGLTFMKGDAENLPFPDESFDAVINVESSHCYPHLSRFFAEVARVLRPGGHFLYSDMRQAPDIPDWQAAIADAPMRLLSERVINAEVLRGLEKNSPQQTKMVERNIPPIPIARWWARSVFGVEGGAFYRSLQAGKISYKMFCFVKP, from the coding sequence ATGCGCTTGACACGGTTCAAGTTGGTTGCAAGCGGGTACGGCGTGTTGACCCTCCTGTCCCGCTCCCGTAAGCGCAAGCCCGACGACCTCGTGTTCCTCAACTGGGGCTACGAGGATGACCCTCCGATGAATATTCCGCTTGACGCGTCGGACGAACCCGATCGATACGGCATCCAGCTGTACCACCGGACCGCAACCCAAGTAGATCTGACCGGCAAACAGGTTCTAGAGGTCGGTTGTGGTCATGGCGGCGGGGCTTCGTACCTCATGCGCACGTTGCACCCGGCCACCTATACCGGGCTGGATCTCAACGGGGCGGCAATAAAGTTATGCCTCGGGCGACACAACGTGCCGGGTTTGACGTTCATGAAAGGCGATGCGGAAAATTTGCCGTTCCCGGACGAATCTTTCGATGCGGTGATCAATGTCGAATCGTCGCACTGCTACCCGCACCTTTCGCGTTTCTTCGCAGAAGTCGCGCGTGTGCTCCGGCCCGGGGGGCATTTTCTGTACTCCGACATGCGCCAGGCACCTGATATACCCGACTGGCAGGCGGCTATAGCTGATGCCCCGATGCGGCTGCTGTCTGAAAGGGTCATAAATGCCGAGGTTCTGCGCGGGCTGGAGAAGAATTCGCCACAGCAAACCAAGATGGTCGAGCGCAATATCCCTCCCATCCCGATCGCCCGCTGGTGGGCCCGCTCAGTATTTGGTGTGGAAGGTGGGGCATTCTATCGAAGCCTTCAAGCGGGCAAGATCTCATATAAGATGTTTTGTTTCGTGAAGCCGTGA